One Mycobacteriales bacterium genomic region harbors:
- a CDS encoding Gfo/Idh/MocA family oxidoreductase, whose translation MTQAFRRLPPDRRLRAVSVGAGGMGRGWLRALSRSDDVDLVGVVDVNPDAIPAALADVFGADPAADDIATGTELTAVARAVEADLVVDVTIPEAHHAVTLEAFSLGLPVIGEKPMAATLAEAVSLTTAAEKAGELFMVSQSRRYDSNLFALKAMTGRLGEVDIVTTEFFKAPHFGGFRDKMAHPLVLDMAIHSFDSARFLLDAEPIAVYCEEYNPSWSWYAGDAGSTAIFEMSGGQRYVYTGSWCSPGAETSWNGRWRVSGRAGSATWDGDDVPAADTPAAEPSGVPAQVAATPPGQGIAGSLAEFVHALRTGTTPMGECHDNLLSLAMVHAAIASSRTRARVDVRDILGDARELALTSAG comes from the coding sequence ATGACCCAGGCGTTCCGCCGGCTCCCGCCGGATCGGCGGCTCCGTGCGGTGTCGGTCGGCGCGGGCGGAATGGGCCGCGGGTGGCTCCGCGCGCTCAGCCGTTCCGACGACGTCGACCTGGTCGGTGTCGTCGACGTCAACCCCGACGCCATTCCGGCGGCGCTCGCCGACGTGTTCGGTGCCGACCCCGCGGCCGACGACATCGCCACCGGCACCGAGCTCACCGCGGTCGCCCGGGCGGTCGAGGCGGACCTGGTCGTCGACGTCACGATCCCGGAGGCGCATCACGCCGTCACGCTCGAGGCATTCTCGCTGGGGCTCCCGGTGATCGGCGAGAAGCCGATGGCCGCCACGCTGGCAGAGGCGGTGAGCCTCACCACTGCTGCGGAGAAGGCCGGCGAGCTGTTCATGGTGAGCCAGAGCCGCCGCTACGACAGCAATCTCTTCGCTCTCAAGGCAATGACCGGCCGGCTCGGCGAGGTCGACATCGTCACGACCGAGTTCTTCAAGGCTCCGCACTTCGGCGGGTTTCGCGACAAGATGGCGCATCCGCTGGTCCTGGACATGGCGATCCACTCCTTCGACAGCGCCCGGTTTCTGCTCGATGCCGAACCGATCGCGGTGTACTGCGAGGAGTACAACCCGTCCTGGAGCTGGTACGCCGGTGACGCGGGCAGCACCGCCATCTTCGAGATGTCCGGCGGGCAGCGCTACGTCTACACCGGGAGCTGGTGCAGCCCGGGAGCCGAGACGTCGTGGAACGGCCGGTGGAGGGTCAGCGGCCGCGCCGGCAGCGCGACCTGGGACGGGGACGACGTGCCGGCTGCCGACACCCCGGCAGCCGAGCCGTCCGGCGTACCGGCGCAGGTCGCCGCGACGCCTCCCGGGCAGGGGATTGCCGGCTCGCTGGCCGAGTTCGTACATGCGCTCCGCACCGGTACGACGCCGATGGGCGAGTGCCACGACAACCTGTTGAGTCTCGCGATGGTGCACGCCGCGATTGCGTCGTCGCGGACCCGGGCGAGGGTCGACGTGCGCGACATCCTCGGCGACGCTCGCGAGCTCGCGCTCACGTCGGCCGGGTGA
- a CDS encoding ThuA domain-containing protein, with protein MSSPAQPRRPVRVTVWNEGLHERTEEAVGARYPDGIHGAIAAGIKEHLGDGVSVRTATLDDPEHGLSDQVLDETDVLTWWGHRAHDKVSDEIVERVHERVLSGMGLLVLHSGHFSKIFIKLMGTTCSLRWRNADDRELVWTVNPAHPIAAGVPSPIVIPEQEMYGEFFDIPAPDEVVFVSSFTGGEVFRSGCTFRRGNGRVFYFSPGDQAYPVYHHPDVRRVIANGVVWAAPSRDERRVPGLKRSEKGWFLQNDGSRA; from the coding sequence ATGAGTTCGCCAGCACAGCCGCGCCGTCCGGTCCGGGTAACGGTGTGGAACGAAGGTCTGCACGAGCGGACCGAAGAGGCCGTCGGCGCCCGCTATCCGGACGGCATCCACGGAGCGATCGCGGCCGGGATCAAGGAGCATCTCGGCGACGGCGTCTCGGTGCGTACGGCGACGCTCGACGACCCCGAGCACGGGCTCAGCGACCAGGTCCTCGACGAGACCGACGTGCTGACCTGGTGGGGCCATCGGGCCCATGACAAGGTCTCCGACGAGATCGTGGAACGGGTGCACGAACGCGTGCTGTCCGGAATGGGCCTGCTGGTGCTGCACTCGGGCCATTTCTCGAAGATCTTCATCAAGCTGATGGGCACGACCTGCAGCCTGCGCTGGCGCAACGCCGACGACCGCGAGCTGGTCTGGACGGTCAACCCCGCGCACCCGATCGCGGCCGGCGTACCGAGCCCGATCGTGATCCCCGAGCAGGAGATGTACGGCGAGTTCTTCGACATACCTGCGCCGGACGAGGTGGTGTTCGTCTCCTCCTTCACCGGCGGAGAGGTCTTCCGCAGCGGCTGCACGTTCCGCCGCGGCAACGGGCGGGTCTTCTACTTCAGCCCGGGCGACCAGGCATATCCCGTCTACCACCACCCCGACGTACGCCGGGTGATCGCCAATGGCGTGGTCTGGGCGGCGCCCTCGCGCGACGAGCGCCGGGTGCCCGGCCTGAAGCGCTCGGAGAAGGGCTGGTTCCTCCAGAACGACGGCTCGCGCGCATGA